The segment TTGGGACAAGGGTGCGTCCCGTGAATTCCTGGGAGGAAGCCTACGAAGGGGCTGATCTGTTCATCACCTGTACAATTTCCAGCTCCGGTTATATTGACCGTAAACCCAAAGACCAGAGTCTGCTGCTGAACGTGTCACTGCGCGATTTCACCCCGGCTATCTTAAGCTACACCTCTGCCATTATTGTCGATGACTGGGATGAAGTGTGCCGTGCGAATACGGATATTGAACATATGCATCATCAAAGAGGGCTGCGGAAGGAAGACACGGCGTCCATCGTCGAGGTGGTCTGCGGCAACGCGCTGGCCAAATTCCCGAAGGAGGAAGCGGTCATGTTCAATCCGATGGGAATGGCTGCCTTTGATATTGCCATAGGATCACTATATTATCGTGAAGCGCTGAATCGCGGGTATGGTAAGGAGTTAGAGGAGTAGGGGGCAGGATCAGCATATAAAATAACCGGGCCGGATAAGAGATACTCTTGTCCGGCCCGGCTGTGTACTGCCTCGTCACAAGGCTACGGATTCTTGCGGTTCTTCTTCTCTTCCGGGTCTGGTGCAAGGCCGGGAGCCGCTACCTCCGGGTCATTCCCCAGCACGGCGCCTACGAGCTCATCCAGCTTGTCTGTTTCCGATTGACCGTCCGCCGGACTGGATTCGCCCTCCGGGATCGGGTGGACACCTGCGGTGCGTCCGTCAAGCGGAGCTTTTGTATCATCCTTCATCTGTATGTCTCCCTTCTAAGTGCAGGTTCTGTCTTAGGATGTGTCTGCGATAACCGTTCTATGTAACGATAACCGCTGCGGGGGCTGATGAAACCATGCGGGGAGCAAATAAAAGCCGGGAGTCCTGATCATGCGGGACTCCCGGCTTTTTCCTGGCTTCTACTATAAAAGGCTATACAGCCGCACCCCGTGCGGAGGCACGGTGGTCTGCAGCACGCCGCCGCCGCTAAGCTCAGCAGGCGTCTGGCTCCACAGCTCCGTACCTGCGGCTGCGCCGCCGAGGCCGATCTCTTCGAGGCTCAGGTCAACCGGCAGCGGACTGTTGCTGGTGTTGAAGACGGCTGCATAGCGGGTACCGTCGTCATGAGCTGCGGTCCAGACGATCAGCTCATCGCGGTACAGGGCTTCCCTGGCGCCATGGCTCTCGCGCTGCATGCGCAGCACCTCGCGGTTGGTGAGCAGCGACAGGGTCCAGTCGTCATTGTCCCGCAGCTCGCCGCCGAAGATCAGCGGCGAACGGAAAATACTCCAGAGCGACATCATCGTCAGCTGCTCGTCCCGGGTGAAGCGGGTCCAGCGGTCATCCCCGCCGCCGTCAACGGAGCGGACGCCGATGTGGCCGAGCGGCAGCATGTCGCAATCCGGCCAGGAGCCGGCCTGCGGGATGCCCTGCCAGCTGCGGCAGCGGCTGAACATGTCCAGCAGCAGCTCCCAGCGGTCCCAGAAATCATCCGTGATGCGCCACATGTTGGCGTGTTCGGTGAAATGTTGTGCGTATTCTACCGGAGCCGGGCCGGGGGAGAGACTCAGGACCATGGGGCGGCCGCAGTTCTCGATTGCCCGGGAGATCAGGGCAATCTCCGGCTGATGGGTATCGTATAGTCTGGAAGCGGCGATGTCATCCACCTTGACCAGATCGACGCCCCACTGCGCGTACAGTTCAAAGAGTGAATTATAGTAGGCCTGAGCGCCTTCCTTGGAAGCATCGACACCGTACATATCTGTATTCCACGGACAGATGGAGTTCGTGTGCGCGATCTCGCGGGCAGTTGCTTCCGTACCGAGAATAGCGGTGCCTGCATGAGCGGCCTGGCGCGGGATACCGCGCATAATATGAATGCCGAACTTCAGTCCCAGGCTGTGGACATAGTCGGCCAGCGGCTTGAAGCCCTGACCGCCTGCTGCGGAAGGGAAGCGGTTCTCGGCAGGCATCAGCCGGGAGTATTCATCCATGACCAGCGGGACAAAGGGGCGGTACAGGGAGGACACGGCACCAGGCTCATACCACTGAATGTCAACGGTAATGTAGCTCCAACCGAAGTCTTTGAGATGCTCGGCCATATATTCCGCATTGCCGCGGATTTCCGCTTCGGTTACGGCTGCGCCGTAGCAATCCCAGCTGTTCCAGCCCAGCGGGGGGACAGGTGCTGCAAGCTTATGATTCATTGTGTAATCTCCTTATCAGATGGATTATTGCTCCTCATAAGTCCATCATAATCAAGGATAAATCCAATATCTATAGTAATCTTATAAGCCGGATAGCACTATATTGCGCTTAGTCAAAAAAGAGCTGGCGGTAAGTCAGGCTCTCGCCCCCACTGCGGAAATCGCCCGGGGTCAGCCCAGTCAGGCTGCGGAACGCCTTGATAAAGTAGCTTCCGCTGGAGTAGCCGATCTGCTGCGCAATAGCTTCAATGCTTAAGCTCGTCCCCCGGAGCAGTTCCATCGCCTTCTCCGTTCGGACCCGGGTCAGATAAGCGCCGGGCGTATGGCCGGTGCTGGCCGAGAAGCGGCGGATGAGATGATACTTGGACAGGGAGACATGCTCCGACAGCTGGTCGATGCTGATCATCTGCGAATAATGCTGCTCGATGTATGCGGCGGCGCGCTTGATATTCTCTGACCAGTTGTCCCTGTCGCGCAGCGTAGCCGCCTGCATTCGGGTCAATTCGGTCATGAATTGATAGACGCTGGACGAGGCGATCAGCGGATCGGAGATTCTGCCCGCTCCGGCATCCATGACAATCATCCGCGCCAGCCGGACAGGGGCACAATCTGCGGGCAGCCGGGGCACCTCGCCCGCTTCGCGCAGGAATCTGCGCCAGTGGGGCAGGATCAGGCTTGGGCGCAGCAGGAGGAACAGGAACTCCCAGGGCTCTGCCGCATCCGGCGGATAGTAATACCGGTGAGATCCCGGGATTTCCGCCAGCAGAGCCTGTCCGGCCCGGACCCGGTAGGTCCGGTTCTCTGACTCGAATACGCCCTCACCGGAGAGCGTGTACTGGAACAGCAGCAGCGGGCCGTCGCTGCGCTCCATCCCGTCCCAGCGGTATGCGGGATCGGAGACGGAATCATAACCGGCTGCGAACAATACGCACAGCTGCAGCTCCTTATCTTCGGCAAAGCGAAAGCCATAGGTCCCTCTGGGGATGTCCATGGATAGCCTCCTTTTTCTTGACAAGTACTTAATATCTTAACATATCATTGCTAATATAAAGCGCCTTTGCTACTGTTACGAATAGAAACGAGAGAAGGAAGGTTATGGAATGTCCCAGATGCAAACGTACCAACCGGCAGCTAATCAGGTCAGACTCATCGGACGGACCCACTGGATGGGGGAGGTGCTGTGGCTGGCTCTTTCGGGGAGCGGAGTGGAATTCTCATTCTACGGCCGGGCGGCCCGGATCACTCTGCAAGGCGATGATATCGCTGTAACCGGCAACAATCTGGCCCGGATCGGAATCAGCGTTAACGGCCAGCGGGTGATAGACGATCAGGTGGATCAGCTACGCAAAACGTATACAGTGTTCGAAAGCGACACCGGGCAAGAGGTTACTGTAAGAATTACGAAGCTGTCTGAAGCAGCCATGTCAACGGTTGGCATTGCGGAGATCGCGGTGCTGGCTGAGGAAGGGATTAAGCCGACTCCATCTCCGCAGCATACGATCGAATTCATCGGTGATTCCATTACCTGCGGGTATGGTGTGGATGATGAAGAAGCGCTGCATACCTTTTCTACGGCTACAGAAGATGTAACGAAAGCTTATGCCTACCTGAGCGCAGAGCAGCTTGGTGCGGATTACAGTATGGTGTGTTACAGCGGATACGGCATTATTACCGGCTATACCGAAAATGATCAGAAGCTCACCACGCATCTTCTGCCCGATTACTACGAGAAGGTAGGCAAGTCAGAAGGGAGGTTCGGCGGCAGTCTGCTGCCTCAGGAGATAGCTTGGGATTTCAGCAGATTCACGCCGGAGCTGATCGTCATTAATCTGGGGACCAACGACGATTCGTACACGAAGGATGACCCTGCCAAGCAGGCGGATTATGCAGAGAACTATGTCGCTTTTCTACAAATGGTCAGACGGAATAATCCCGATTCGGCCATACTATGTACGCTGGGAATCATGGGGGACAGGCTGTATCCTGTTCTGGAGCAGGCGGTTGGCCGCTATACCAAGGAAACCGGCGACAGCAGGATCTCTGTGATGAAATTCGAGGTGCAGCTAGAGGCGGATGGCCACGCTGTTGATTATCATCCTTCGCAGGTGACGCATCGCAAAGCGGCGGATAGACTGGCGTCAGAGATCAGGAAGCTGATGAAGTGGTGATTGACGGTCACCGGTGAATTCCCTTCTCGCGCACAAACCTCTCCAGCACCCCGAACTCCTCCGTCACCTTGGTGAACGGCAGCGCGGCAAGGACCTGCTCCCGGTACGGGTTGCGGGCTCCAGCCGACAGGCGCGAATCCAGGATGCTGAGCACGCCGAGGTCTGTCTCGCTGCGGATCAGGCGCCCGGTGCCTTGCCGCAGGCGGAGCAGCATGTCCGGCACATAGACCTCCATGAGCGGATTCGCCGCCTGCTCCGCCTTGTATTCGTAGACAGGATCCGCCGGAACCGGAAACGGCAGCCGGAAGACGATCAGATGCGACAGATCTGCACCCTCGATATTCACGCCTTCCCAGAATACACCGGTACTCAGCAGCACGCCCTTACTCGCCCGGAACTCAGCGATCACCCCGTCTTGGGACGAGCCTTCCCGCTGCATATGCAGCGCCCATTTCAGCTTCTCCCCACTCAGCTTCTTGTGAATGTATTTCATATCCTCTTTGGCCGAAAAAAGCACCAGCGTCCGCCCGTCCGTTACATTGCACAGCCGCAGCAGCTCCTTATACGCCGCTTCCAGATAAGCTTCCCGGTTATGGTGGTTATAGTAAGGAACGTTTTTGGCAATATACATCATCGTGTGGTTGTCATAATCGAACGGTGAAGCCTGACGCTCCATATACTCCCCCCTGTAGCCCAGCGAGCGGGACAGATAAGCGTATTGCTCCTCCAGCGTGTCACCGGACTGGCTGAGGGTTGCGGAGGTCAGGATGACAGAGGTTTTGCCGCTAAACAGACTGTATTTCAGGAATCGGCTGATCCCCTTGGGGCAGATGCTGACGGCAGCTTCTCCCCGGGGCTGGCTGGCCCAGAGCAGATAGTTGTCCTCCGTCCCGGCAAGCACCTGGAAGAGGCCGATCATTCCGTTCACCGCTTCGAAGGTATTGTCAATCTCCCGTTCATGCCGGGAAGTCAGCACCGAGAGACTGAGGCGGAAATCCTGCAGAAGCTGCACGGCCTGCTGCAGCGGGACTCCTGTAATCTCCGATACTTTAATCCGGTCAGTGTCCTGCTTCGCCGTGTGCAGCAGGTCTGCTTCAATCTGTCTGAATACCTCTTTGGCACAGCGACGGACAAACTGGAAGGACTTCATCAGGCTGCGGTCTGCGGATTGCTTAAAGAGCAGCTGCATAGCATCCTCCAGCACCCGGGAGATCTGCCGGAAGGTGAATTCGAGCGTCTGGGCATCTCTAACCTTGGCTTCCAGATTATGCGCTTCATCTATAATGATCAGCGCGGGGCGTTCTGCGATCAGGCCCTTGGTCCCTTCCTTTTTCTTGATCAGGTCACGGATCAGCAGGTCCTGGTTCACGATGATGAAGTCCATCTCGCCCGGGCCGGCGTTGATCTTGGCCCGCATGTCGTAGAAGGTGCAGGTATGCTTGTAGTGGCAGTGCTCGAACTTGCAATCCGTCACACACACGTTAGACCATAAGGCATCACTGACCCCGCCCTTCAGGTCTGCCCGTTCGTTGATTTCTGCATTCAGGATACGTTCTGCCATTACCGTGAGCGGGGAGCCGGACTCCCCGGACGGGAACAGGTCCGCTGCCCGGTACCGGCAGGCATATTGCCCCATGCCCTTGCCGACTACAGAGCGGACCATGGAGAAGCCGAGCCGGCTGCCGATGAACCGCAGATCCTTATGGATCTGTTCGGAGAGCTGGATGGACGAGGTGGCGATAATGACCGGCTGCCGGGAGAACTGGTTGATGAGCAGGCCGGGAATCAGGTAGGCGAAGGATTTGCCGATGCCGACACCGGCTTCAATCATGGCATTCCGGCCATGGATATAAGCGTCGGCAATATCCAGCGACATATCCTGCTGGCCGAGCCGTTCGGTGAGACCGAGCCGTTTGAACCGGTCATACATGCGGAAGATCGCATTGACTAGAGCAGGCTCGGCGTCTTTGGCCGGCTCCTTCTTCTGTAATTTGTAGAGATCATTTAACCAGCTGATGACGACCGCCCCTTTTCCTGTCAATTGTCCTGTCAATGTTAGTCTTGTCCTGCATGGATTACGGCAGAGGTTGTTATTATCTTAGATGGCGGGCGAAGAGTCAAGGGTTAAGGCTGAATTTGTAATCTAGATTCTGGAAGTTCGTCCCTTGCAGGCGGGAGCGGGGCTACATTCGATCGGAAGGTCCGTATCTATTATAATGAGGGCATAATCTGCGTACTGATCATGAAGGGAGAGAGAGGATATGAGCGAACGTCTGCCTTGTCAGACCCCCGGCTGCACGGGAAAGATTCTTCCAGCAACCGCACTGAAGACCGGAGGCATCTGTATGCCCTGCTACCAGCAGAAGAAAGCGATGGAAAGACAGGCTTATATTGAACAGAACCGCAAAGAGGTGAACAGGTATGCGGGTATCCATGATCCGGTTGAAATTCTCACCATTATGCACAGCCCCCGGAAGCCTGACCCGCTGATCAAGGAAGTTCCTTACCCCCGGACTGCACAGGAGCTGTATCATGATCTGACAGAGGAAGAGAGAGAACGGATGGAGAGCTATGCCGTTCATTTATTGGAAGAAGAGGATATAGACCAGGCAGAGATGGTTCTGGTGTCCCTCCTCTGCTTCACGGATACACAGCTTGGGCCGGGTCTGGAAATGCTCCTCCGCACAGGGAATTATGCACCCGCGATTCTTTTCAAGGATGCTGACGCGAAGGTCCGGGACCGGCTCATTGCCCAGGTGGAGTCGGATCCGGTTAACCGTAATCTGCTGCTGCTGGGGCTGGCCTGGATTGGCGATGAAGAGGTGGTCAGGCTGTTCGCGGCATGGCGGCAGTCCCCGCCGGAGTGGGCAGCAGCGTTATATCAGGCGCCCGAGACATATGCCCTTGAAGCAGGCTGGGAGCTGGATGCCGGAGGCGGCAAAAGGCAGCTGTACCATTCCGAATGTTACCCCTTCCTGGTAAGCAGGGAAGACACTCCGCAAGCCCCCGGCGCTCCGGCGGCAGTTCAAATGCTCCAGACAGGAACGGACGCCTGTCCTTGGTGCGGAGGTGCGCTAACTGTCTTATTCGATTATGATTTGCAGCATCCGCAGGTTAGGTTCATGGAGCTGCCCGGCAAGCGTCTGAGGATTGCAGCCTGTATGCACTGCAACTGTTATGGCACTATATATATGAAGGCCGACCTGGAGGGCGGGTATTCATGGAGTGAATATAATGCTGTTCCCGGATATCTGCCTGACAATACAGGAGGAGCATTGGCGTTCAACACATGGCATGTCATGCAGCTGTCGGAACAGCCGGCAGGCACATATGAGAGTGCATACTGGGTTCTGGAGGCACCGGCCTCGCAGATCGGAGGTCATCCGGCCTGGATTCAGGATGCGGACTATCCGCCCTGTCCCTGCTGCGCACAGACGATGACTTTTGCGGCGCAGGCGGATATGGGCCAGGTGGCGGAGGACGAGGGGATTTATTATGCTTTTCTGTGCCGGAAGTGCCTGATTACAGCGGTGAATTACCAGCAGACCTGAGTTTCGGGATTTGAAATTTTGGGTATATAAGCTATATTTTCGAAATATAAACGCAAGGCATGCCACAAGCTGGAAAGTGAGGGTTCTCATGGATTTTCCGGTCAACATCCTGCTCGTAGACGATCATCCCGAGAATCTGCTTGCCCTTGAGGCCGTTCTCCGCGGAGAGCCTTACCGGTTGTTTCGGGCCTATTCCGGGATTGAAGCTTTACGTTGTCTGCTGGAGGAGGAATTCGCCGTCATTGTGATGGATGTGCAAATGCCGGGCATGGACGGGCTGGAGACGGCGAGCCTTATCCGTACCCGGGAGAAGAATCATGTGGTGCCGATTATTTTCATGTCCGCGAACAGTACTACGATGGAGGATATCTTCGCCGGCTACTCTGTCGGTGCGATGGATTACATGACGAAGCCCTTCGTCCCGCAGCTGTTCAAGTCCAAAATTGAGGGTTACGTCAGCATGTATGAAGCGAATAAGAAGCTGCAGCTCCAGAGCGAGATGCTGAAGCAGCAGGCCCGGCAGCTGGAGAAGACGAATCAGGAGCTGAGGGAAGCCAAGGAAGCCGCAGAAATTGCCTCCAAGGTGAAATCGGAGTTCCTGGCGATGATGAGCCATGAAATCCGCACGCCGCTGAACGGGATCATCGGGATGTCTGATCTGCTGCTCGCCTCGGATCTGCCGGAGGAATATTGTGAGATGGCGGGGATTATCCATACAAGCAGCAATGCCCTTCTGTCGGTGATCAATCCCATTCTCGATTATTCCAAGCTGGAATCCGGGAAGCTGGTGGTGGAAGCGGCGCCGTTCTCCCTGCAAGACTGCCTGAGCGAGACAGTTGCTCTATTCACCGCGAGGACCCGTGAGCGGAAGCTTGATATGGTGGTGGAGATTGATCCTGCTGTGCCGCCTGATCTGGTGGGAGATGTGAACCGCCTCCGCCAGGTACTGAATAATCTCGTAGGCAACGCCGTGAAGTTCACCCATGCAGGCAGTGTATACATAATGGTTAACAAGCAGGAGGGACCGGCGGAGAAGCTTACACTTGAATTCACAATCAGAGACACAGGGATCGGGATTCCCCCGGATAAAATCGGCGAGCTGTTCCAGCCCTTCTCCCAGCTCGACGCCTCTACCACACGCAGGTTCGAAGGTACGGGACTTGGCTTATCGATCAGCAAAGCTCTGGTGGAGCTGATGGGCGGAAGTATCCGGGTGGAGCCGTCGGATGAACCCGGGGCTACGTTTGTTTTTACAATTGTCGTTCAGGAGTATCATGGACCGGTGGCGTAGAAGATGTCATCGCCAGGCCGGTCAGGCTGGAGGCTATACAACAGGTCATGCAAAAATACGTGCTGAATAAGGGGCAGGGTTGATACTATGAGCGATGACAACCAAATTAAAGAAAACCAGGGCGATGGAATAGACGCCGGTGAACTGCTGAGCGCCTTGATGGCGATGAAGAAGGGCAATTTCTCCCACCGGATGCCGTATGACCGGACGGGAATCGCCGGTAAGGTAGCGGATACGTTCAACGAGATTATGGATATTCAGGAGAGCCTGGTGAACGAGGTTCAGACGGTGGCCAGAGTGGTCGGCAAGGAAGGGAATCTGTCCAGGCGGTTCGTGCAAAAGAATCTGGGCGGGTCCTGGGAGACGGTGACCGATTCCTTGAACGGACTGGTGATTGACCTGATTCAGCCGACCAGCGAGATGGTCCGGGTCATTAACGCCGTAGCCAAGGGCGATCTGTCCCAGCAGGTGGAGCTGGCGATTGAAGGACGGCCGCTTACCGGCGAGTTCCAGCGAACGGCAAGCAATATCAATATGATGGTGAATCAGCTCAGCACGTTCGCCTCTGAAGTTACACGCGTAGCGCGTGAGGTGGGTACCGAAGGTATTTTGGGCGGACAGGCTGATGTGAAGGGGGTCTCCGGCACCTGGAAGGATCTGACCGATAGCGTCAATTATATGGCGACGAATCTTACGGATCAGGTGCGCAATATCGCGGCGGTGACCACGGCCGTAGCGAACGGCGATCTGTCGAAGCAGATTACGGTCAATGCACGGGGCGAAATCATGGAGCTGAAGAATACGATCAACACGATGGTGGACCAGCTCTCCATGTTTGCCTCTGAGGTGACCCGGGTGGCGCGCGAGGTCGGGACCGAAGGCAAGCTCGGCGGACAGGCCGATGTGAAGGATGTCTCAGGCACCTGGCGGGATTTGACCGAGAGCGTCAATTACATGGCGTCCAACCTGACGAACCAGGTGCGGAATATCGCGGTCGTGACCACGGCGGTAGCCAACGGCGATCTGTCGAAGAAGATTACCGCCGATGTGCAGGGTGAAATTCTGGAGCTGAAGAACACGATCAATATCATGGTGGATCAGTTATCGACCTTTGCTTCCGAGGTGACCCGGATGGCGCGCGAGGTCGGTACGGAAGGCATTCTTGGCGGGCAGGCTGACGTTAAGGGCGTGTCCGGCACCTGGCGGGATTTAACCGAAAGCGTCAACTATATGGCGTCCAACTTAACGAATCAGGTGCGCAATATCGCGGAAGTGACCACGGCGGTAGCCAAGGGCGACTTGTCGAAGACGATTACCGTCGATGCGAAGGGCGAGATTCTGGAGCTGAAAAGCACCATTAACATCATGGTGGACCAGCTCAGCAACTTCGCCTCCGAGGTCACGCGTGTGGCGCGCGAGGTATCTACGGAAGGGATTCTCGGCGGACAGGCCGATGTGAAGGGGGTCTCCGGGACCTGGAAGGATCTGACCGACAGCGTGAACTTCATGGCGGGCACGCTGACGGATCAGGTGCGCAATATCGCCGAAGTAACGACAGCCGTGGCGAAGGGGGATCTGTCGAAGCAGATTACGGTGAATGCGACCGGCGAGATTCTGGAGCTGAAGAACACCATTAACACCATGGTGGAGCAGCTGTCGATCTTCGCCTCCGAGGTAACGCGCGTGGCGCGTGAGGTCGGCACTGAAGGGATGCTGGGCGGACAGGCGCAGGTGAAGGGCGTAGCCGGGACCTGGCGCGATTTGACCGAGAGCGTGAACTATATGGCGTCTAACCTGACGAATCAGGTGCGCAACATCGCGGTGGTAACGACAGCGGTGGCGAACGGGGATCTGTCCAAGAAAATCACTGCGGATGTACAGGGTGAGATTCTGGAACTGAAGAACACGATCAATACGATGGTGGACCAGCTCTCCATGTTCTCCTCCGAGGTAACGCGTGTAGCGCGCGAGGTCGGTACAGACGGCAAGCTCGGCGGCCAGGCGCAGGTGAAGGGAGTCGGCGGCACCTGGAAGGACTTGACCGAAGGCGTAAATAACATGGCCCGCAATCTGACGGACCAGGTGCGTAATATTGCAGATGTGACCACGGCGGTAGCCAAGGGCGACCTGTCCAAGAAGATCACCGTAGACGTCAAGGGCGAGATTCTGGAGCTGAAAAATACGATCAACACGATGGTGGACCAGCTCTCCATCTTCGCCTCCGAGGTGACGCGTGTAGCGCGCGAGGTAGGCACTGATGGCAAGCTTGGCGCGCAGGCCGAGGTGAAGGATGTCTCCGGCACCTGGAAGGATCTGACCGATACGGTGAACTTCATGGCGAGCAACCTGACGATTCAGATGCGCAATATTGCCGGTGTAACGACGGCGGTCGCGAACGGGGATCTGTCCAAGAAGATTACGGTGGATGTCAAAGGCGAATTGCTGGAGCTGAAGAACACGATCAATACGATGGTGGATCAGCTGAATTCGTTCGCCTCCGAGGTGACGCGTGTAGCGAGCGAGGTCGGCACGGACGGGAAGCTGGGCGGACAGGCCCAGGTGCGCGGTGTCGGGGGCATCTGGAAGGATCTGACTGACAACGTGAATATCATGGCCACCAATCTGACCGATCAGGTGCGGGGAATCGCCAAGGTCGTGACGGCAGTGGCGAACGGTAACCTGAAGCAGAAGCTGACGGTTGAGGCTAAGGGCGAGATTGCCGAGCTGACGGATACGATAAATAACATGATCGAGACGCTGGCCACCTTCGCTGATCAGGTGACTACCGTGGCCCGCGAGGTTGGAGCTGAAGGGAAGCTGGGCGGGCAGGCCAGCGTGCCGGGGGCTGCGGGCACCTGGCGTGATCTGACCGACAACGTCAATTACATGGCGAGTACGCTGACCACACAGGTGCGGGCAATCACCAATGTGGCGACAGCAGTGACCAACGGCGATCTGTCACGGGCGATTGATGTGTCCGCCTCCGGGGAGGTTGCCACGCTCAAGGATAACATCAACGAGATGATCCGTAATCTGAAGGAGACGACCCGCATCAACACCGAGCAGGACTGGCTGAAGACCAATCTGGCCAAGTTCTCGCGGATGCTCCAGGGGCAGCGTGATCTGTATGCAGTCAGCCGGATGATCCTGTCCGAGCTGGCTCCGCTGGTATCGATGCAGCATGGCGTCTTCTACATTAATGAACCCTCCGGCGGGGAAGCGGTGCTGAAGCTGTTCGCCAGCTATGCGTATCAGAACCGCAAGCATCTGGCGAATGAATTCCGGGCGGGGCAGGGGCTGGTCGGCCAGTGCCTGATTGAGAAGCAGCGGATTCTATTAACCAACGTTCCGGGCGACTATGTCATGATCTCGTCCGCACTGGGAGAAGCGACGCCGCTTAATATCATTCTGCTGCCGATCATCTTCGAGGATCAGGTGTTGGCGATTCTGGAACTGGCGACCTTCCGGCCTTATAGCGATATCGACATCGCCTTCCTGGATCAGCTTACTGAATCCATCGGCAGTGTAATTAACACGATGCAGGCGAACCAGCGTACGGAGGAGCTGCTGATCCAGTCCCAGTCGCTCACCGAGGAGCTGCAGAAGCAGCAGCTGGAGCTGCGGAGCACGAATGACGAGCTGGAGGATAAGGCGAAGCTGCTCGTACTCCAGAAGGCAGAGGTGGAGAGCAAGAACCATGAGGTGGAGGTGGCCAAGCGTTACCTGGAGGAGAAGGCGGAGCAGCTTGCCCTGACCTCCAAGTACAAATCCGAATTCCTGGCCAACATGTCCCATGAGCTGCGCACTCCGCTCAATTCCTTGCTGCTCCTGGCAGAACAGCTGGCCGAGAATCCGGATGAGAATCTGCATGAGCTGCAGGTGAAGTTCGCCAAGACGATTCAGGATTCCGGGCTGGAGCTGCTGAACCTGATTAATGATATCCTCGATCTGTCCAAAATCGAATCCGGCACAATCACGCCGGATTTCAGCGAAGTCTCGCTGGCGGAGCTGACGGACGGGCTGGACCGTTCTTTCCGCCATATGGTGGATGCCAAGAAGCTCGACTACCGGATCAAGATTGATCCCGGTGTACCGGCCAGCATCGCTACGGATTCCAAGCGTCTGCTGCAAATCCTGAAGAACCTCCTGTCGAACGCCTTCAAGTTCACCGAGCAGGGACAGATTATGCTGCAGATCCGCAAAGCGGCCGACGGGTGGCACCCGGATAAGGAGTCGCTTGAGCGGGCGGCAACGGTCATCTGCTTCTCGGTAAGTGATACGGGAATCGGCATTCCGGCGGAGAAGCAGCAGATTATCTTCGAAGCGTTCCAGCAGGCGGACGGCAGTACGAACCGGGAATATGGCGGAACG is part of the Paenibacillus sp. FSL M7-0420 genome and harbors:
- a CDS encoding AraC family transcriptional regulator — encoded protein: MDIPRGTYGFRFAEDKELQLCVLFAAGYDSVSDPAYRWDGMERSDGPLLLFQYTLSGEGVFESENRTYRVRAGQALLAEIPGSHRYYYPPDAAEPWEFLFLLLRPSLILPHWRRFLREAGEVPRLPADCAPVRLARMIVMDAGAGRISDPLIASSSVYQFMTELTRMQAATLRDRDNWSENIKRAAAYIEQHYSQMISIDQLSEHVSLSKYHLIRRFSASTGHTPGAYLTRVRTEKAMELLRGTSLSIEAIAQQIGYSSGSYFIKAFRSLTGLTPGDFRSGGESLTYRQLFFD
- a CDS encoding ATP-dependent DNA helicase, with amino-acid sequence MTGQLTGKGAVVISWLNDLYKLQKKEPAKDAEPALVNAIFRMYDRFKRLGLTERLGQQDMSLDIADAYIHGRNAMIEAGVGIGKSFAYLIPGLLINQFSRQPVIIATSSIQLSEQIHKDLRFIGSRLGFSMVRSVVGKGMGQYACRYRAADLFPSGESGSPLTVMAERILNAEINERADLKGGVSDALWSNVCVTDCKFEHCHYKHTCTFYDMRAKINAGPGEMDFIIVNQDLLIRDLIKKKEGTKGLIAERPALIIIDEAHNLEAKVRDAQTLEFTFRQISRVLEDAMQLLFKQSADRSLMKSFQFVRRCAKEVFRQIEADLLHTAKQDTDRIKVSEITGVPLQQAVQLLQDFRLSLSVLTSRHEREIDNTFEAVNGMIGLFQVLAGTEDNYLLWASQPRGEAAVSICPKGISRFLKYSLFSGKTSVILTSATLSQSGDTLEEQYAYLSRSLGYRGEYMERQASPFDYDNHTMMYIAKNVPYYNHHNREAYLEAAYKELLRLCNVTDGRTLVLFSAKEDMKYIHKKLSGEKLKWALHMQREGSSQDGVIAEFRASKGVLLSTGVFWEGVNIEGADLSHLIVFRLPFPVPADPVYEYKAEQAANPLMEVYVPDMLLRLRQGTGRLIRSETDLGVLSILDSRLSAGARNPYREQVLAALPFTKVTEEFGVLERFVREKGIHR
- a CDS encoding DUF1963 domain-containing protein, with the translated sequence MSERLPCQTPGCTGKILPATALKTGGICMPCYQQKKAMERQAYIEQNRKEVNRYAGIHDPVEILTIMHSPRKPDPLIKEVPYPRTAQELYHDLTEEERERMESYAVHLLEEEDIDQAEMVLVSLLCFTDTQLGPGLEMLLRTGNYAPAILFKDADAKVRDRLIAQVESDPVNRNLLLLGLAWIGDEEVVRLFAAWRQSPPEWAAALYQAPETYALEAGWELDAGGGKRQLYHSECYPFLVSREDTPQAPGAPAAVQMLQTGTDACPWCGGALTVLFDYDLQHPQVRFMELPGKRLRIAACMHCNCYGTIYMKADLEGGYSWSEYNAVPGYLPDNTGGALAFNTWHVMQLSEQPAGTYESAYWVLEAPASQIGGHPAWIQDADYPPCPCCAQTMTFAAQADMGQVAEDEGIYYAFLCRKCLITAVNYQQT
- a CDS encoding glycoside hydrolase family 27 protein, which produces MNHKLAAPVPPLGWNSWDCYGAAVTEAEIRGNAEYMAEHLKDFGWSYITVDIQWYEPGAVSSLYRPFVPLVMDEYSRLMPAENRFPSAAGGQGFKPLADYVHSLGLKFGIHIMRGIPRQAAHAGTAILGTEATAREIAHTNSICPWNTDMYGVDASKEGAQAYYNSLFELYAQWGVDLVKVDDIAASRLYDTHQPEIALISRAIENCGRPMVLSLSPGPAPVEYAQHFTEHANMWRITDDFWDRWELLLDMFSRCRSWQGIPQAGSWPDCDMLPLGHIGVRSVDGGGDDRWTRFTRDEQLTMMSLWSIFRSPLIFGGELRDNDDWTLSLLTNREVLRMQRESHGAREALYRDELIVWTAAHDDGTRYAAVFNTSNSPLPVDLSLEEIGLGGAAAGTELWSQTPAELSGGGVLQTTVPPHGVRLYSLL
- a CDS encoding SGNH/GDSL hydrolase family protein translates to MSQMQTYQPAANQVRLIGRTHWMGEVLWLALSGSGVEFSFYGRAARITLQGDDIAVTGNNLARIGISVNGQRVIDDQVDQLRKTYTVFESDTGQEVTVRITKLSEAAMSTVGIAEIAVLAEEGIKPTPSPQHTIEFIGDSITCGYGVDDEEALHTFSTATEDVTKAYAYLSAEQLGADYSMVCYSGYGIITGYTENDQKLTTHLLPDYYEKVGKSEGRFGGSLLPQEIAWDFSRFTPELIVINLGTNDDSYTKDDPAKQADYAENYVAFLQMVRRNNPDSAILCTLGIMGDRLYPVLEQAVGRYTKETGDSRISVMKFEVQLEADGHAVDYHPSQVTHRKAADRLASEIRKLMKW